Genomic DNA from Frankiales bacterium:
GGTCGTCCGAGGTCTCCTCGAACATCAGCGCGTCGAGGCCGGTGCCCGCCATCACCACGTACGCCGTGCCGTCGAGCTCGAGGACGTCGATCGCCCGGTGCGGCCCGGCGGCGAGCAGCTCCACCGCCGGCCCGAGGTCGAGCGGGACGTCGAGGTTGCGGGCCAGCAGGTTGCCAGTGCCCGCGGGCAGCAGCCCCAGGACGGCGTCGAGCTCGCAGAGCACCGCGGCGCAGGCGCGCACCGTGCCGTCGCCGCCCTGCGCGACCACGAGGTCCGCGCCGTCGGCGACGGCCTGCTTGGCCATGCCCTCGCCCGGGTCGTCCTGCGTCGTCTCGTACCAGCGTGGCGCGGGCAGGCCGTGACGCTCGAAGAGGGTCTCGACCTCGGCCCGGTTGCCGCCGGCGTCCACCTTGGTCGGGTTGACGACGATCGCCACGGAGCTCCACGGGCTGGGCATGGGTCACCTGCGGTCTCGTCGGGGTCTGGGGCGGCCGCTGACTACCCCGGTGCCGCTGCCCGGAAACCCTCGCGATCACGGCCTCGCGGGCTGCCGGTGCGCCTAGGGTGCGCACGTGGCGCGGGTGCGGTCGGTGGGCGTGGCGGTGTACGCGCTGGACGTGGACCGGGTGGCGGCGTTCTACGCCGCGGTTCTCGGCCTCGAGGTGGCCGAGCGCGCCGAGGGGTACGCGGTGGTGCGGGGCGAGCAGTGCGAGGTGGCCGTGGTCGCCATCCCGGCCGCGATCGCCGCCGGCATCGAGATCGCCGACCCGCCCGAGGTGCGCGAGTCGACACCGCTCAAGCCCGTGCTGCTCGTGCCATCGCTCGACGCCGCCGACCTCGTCGTGCGCGCCGGCGGTGCGCTCGCGCCGGGTGCGCGCCCCTGGGAGTTCGGCGGCCTGCGTCGCCTCGACGTCGTGGACCCCGAGGGCAACGTCGTGCAGCTCGCCGAGGTCGCGGCCGCGGACTGATCGGCACCGTCACGGCACCGCCGGGATGCGCATCCCGGCGTCCACAGCCT
This window encodes:
- a CDS encoding glyoxalase/bleomycin resistance/dioxygenase family protein, encoding MARVRSVGVAVYALDVDRVAAFYAAVLGLEVAERAEGYAVVRGEQCEVAVVAIPAAIAAGIEIADPPEVRESTPLKPVLLVPSLDAADLVVRAGGALAPGARPWEFGGLRRLDVVDPEGNVVQLAEVAAAD
- a CDS encoding diacylglycerol kinase produces the protein MPSPWSSVAIVVNPTKVDAGGNRAEVETLFERHGLPAPRWYETTQDDPGEGMAKQAVADGADLVVAQGGDGTVRACAAVLCELDAVLGLLPAGTGNLLARNLDVPLDLGPAVELLAAGPHRAIDVLELDGTAYVVMAGTGLDALMFEETSDDLKDLAGWAAYAVAGARAVRRARAHRVRLEADGARHSMRAVGVVVGNVGTLTGGLELLPDADASDGRMHVAVLTARTVRDWLRLGTSVLRGSRPEATSMRVLRARDLRVTWPRPLPAEVDGDLVDDRRSVRFGVRPSCLEVCAPEPDGS